Genomic window (Hippoglossus stenolepis isolate QCI-W04-F060 chromosome 11, HSTE1.2, whole genome shotgun sequence):
TCTACTCGTATGACAAAGAGATGGACGTCCCATACACGTCCTGCCTTCCTCAGCTGTTCCCTGATATCCTCCACTGCCACTCCAGGTAGAAAAGCACTCACTGACCCACACTCACCCTAAACAATCCTGATTTGTGAGTGTGACATGTAGTAATTTCCTGCCTCTTCACTGTATTAGGAATTGTAAGATTAGAATGTCACAAAATACCTTGATATGTCTATGCTGTCAGATAACTAAACATTACTGAACAAAACCAATTCAGTCTTTACACTCAGTTCACCCACAGGCTGGTGTTCAATgcagttttattgtgttgtatttgtctGATACAGAGTCGAGCACATCCCCATGGACGCCTGGCATGTGCGTTTGGACCATGTCCACAGGCGACTGGATCGCTCGTCTCTGTACTTCTGTGGCTTCCCCACTCTGcaacacatcaaacacaaggtaaggtgtgtgcgtgtgtgcgtgtgcaatATACTTAGATTGAATGACCCACTGGCCCGACACTTTTTGTATGCAAACTACACCCTAATAATCAATACTAAAAATACATATTAGTGTCTCAGAACTTCTTTTATGCCTGTCACTATTGTGTAGATTGGAAGTATGACAAATGAacactccctctttctttctctctcttctgtcttgtTTACCCCTCTCACTCATTCGTCGGTTCTCTCGCTGTCTTCAGTTCTTTAAGAAGAAGAGCGGTGTGGTCGTGttccagcagagcagcagaggggagAACATGATGCTCCAGATTATTCCCAGCGATGAAGGAGAGACggtgaagttttttttatttattcatcttgcTCTTAAAAACAAGAGCTCTTATCCTGCTAAAAATAGCAGGATATTTTATAAACAGGATATACTAAATCAATTATTCAAAAATATCCGGTATTACAAATTTTTTGATCTTTAAATAACTTCATATTTTCCAAGTATTTTATTATGTAAGAAAACAGAGTTGTTCAGACTCCTTATCAGAACAAAGACTTGGTTCACAAGCTCCAAATAATTCTTCCTTTTACTGGTTAGTGAGCTatgttaaaactaaattaacaaTAAAGAACTTTAAAGCCGCTTTGAGTTTGAACACAACTACAGACTTTAACAAAAACAGCTGGTTTGCACTGGTCTTACTCTCTGTATATTTGTCTCtatattttctgctgttttattttgaactcaTTTGGTTTCTATCTCTGCCTTTTACTCACACTTACTGTTTCCCTCTTctgctctctttgttttttcctctgcgACTCTAGATATGTGACGATGCTGCTGTGCAAGTACTGGGGAAGTCTGTGTTCGTGAACTGGCCCCATCTAGAAGAAGCTCGCATCATTGCAGTGTCAGATGGAGACACCAAGTAAGACTTCGTACAGCAAACTGTGTCTTCAccaacagtgaagttaaatgtgtctgaaaaaaatcatttctgaCATTAGTTGTAGCTGTAGTGTCTCTCTGTCATcctgtctgttttgtttgttttggaatgAATCTACAAACACATAGAAAATCATTTTGTTGTTTCACCTTTTATTTGAATTGAATGTGCTGCTTTTTGTGATTGAAGTGATTTATCAAACAGAAACGACTGAAAACAAACCGTTATGTTGCTGAGAGAAAACACTTGAATTGGGACCATGTTAATGCTGCAATACAATGTAATGTTGGCTGCTAGGGTGTCTTTTGTGAACCACTGGGTGGCCCCAAAGTTACAAAATCTGCACAATTTCAGACGACATAACAACCTCACCAACGTGCACCAAATGTATACAAGTATCTCAGTTGGACTATTTGTTTGGAAGCTCGgagtttgtctctgtatttgtgtgAATCCCAATATTTGAGGCCAATCTTTTACCTGTTTTGCAGGTTTTGCCTGGAGGAACACCCAAGTGTACAGAGACTGTATGACGGCTCCTCCACTCCCCCTCCCACCAGAGTCATCCGTATGTCAGACAAGGACCAGAAGGATTGGGTGAAAGATGTTCAGGGAATCACTGAATAGTAAGACACAAagaacagcaaaacatttttgtcaattAGTAGAGAGAGTTTCTGTTTCCATAACAGTGGATAGGTTTGAAAACGCATTGTTGCCCTTCTCATTTGTGGATGAGACCCTTTAAGCCACTGTAACAAGGTTCTACTGCCCTGTTCTTACTTCAAATCACAGTAAAGCATCAGGTTGTTGCCTATTGCTTTTAATCACAATTCCtttttaatacaatattttttattctcagTTTCTTGAGAAGGAAAGGCATCATGGTGACTGAGACATCGGTGGTTTTGTACGGCCAGTTGCTGACAGGAAGGAAGTATGTCCCCAAAGCCGATGGAGTTGTGGAACTGGAGAAGCAGTGGGCGAAACAAATTCTCCCCTTCGCCTACCAGACTGTGGTTAAGGTATACATCTACATATACAGCACATGAAGGAATGCGCAAACAAAACCGATGGAAACAAATAGTCAAACCCGCTAAGCTCCATTTAGGGAGTGAGTTTGAAGCTAAAAACGTTTTCAACATTCATGCATGCTCATAATCcatctgacagaaacacacaattgCAGTTTTTTTAAGCCAGAGAATAGATTTTGTGCGAAGCTAAGCTGAATCTGGCCCACCTAGACACATTGTGGAATTAAGGATTTTATCCAACGTGTTGTAACATCactgatacagacacacatttacacaaacctTATATTACTAACTGAGCCTCTTGACTCATGTTTGCACTCTTTCATCACCGATGTAACTTTGTCACTAACTCACTCGTCCATATTCTGcttctccctccgtctcctcagGACATCGAGGCCTTTTACTCGTCTATGACGTGTTTTAAGAGCTTGGATGAGCTCTTTCCACAAGCAACGACGGTCTTCATGGTGGGGAACCCGTACTACGGTAACGCGGGGGAGGTTAGTAATCTGCTATACTTCTACAGCAACCACATCATTGTAGAAATGATGGATgattgacattttaatgaaaattatttgcagttttttttttttagaatgaCATTGACCTACTCTTCTCTTACTATGTATATATAGTATACGTATTTGTTATATATACTGAACTTAAACTGTAAATACTTAAATGTAATGGCTATGataaacaatattttatatCGTTTACCATCTGAAAATGTAGGTCCTATTTAAAAACGTGATATGTTTTAATCAAATGTGTCCTCCTGAATCACCATCTCTTTTTGTTTGGGGCTGAACAGGTGCAAGATTCCAGTGACGTCATTAAAGACGGTCGAGTCCGTGTGGTCTTCAACGTGCCGCATGAGCCACAGCTGGAGCCTTTGATCCAGAATCAGCATGTAAGAGATGCCGTGCACATTCGTGAGGGCATTTAACTGAGAAATTGTTATTCATGTTAGAGTATTTTTGTGCCTCATCTATGTATGTTGACCTATCTGAGTCtgtctgtatgttttttttagaaatactGTGTGAAATACAGTCCTGGATATGTTCTGGCGTCTCATCTCGGCATCACCAGCTACCTCGTGTCCCGCTTCTCAGGAAGCATCTTTATTGGGAGAGGCTCTAAGAAGAAGTGAGTTTAGATATAGAGATatcatgaaaacatcagttgTTAATTTGGctgtatatttaacattttcgATCTATAAGTTTTGTATGTTCTGCTGGTTTATACAAATACCGAAGATTTTCGCCTTTCTCTTCTGTGGACCAATCTTGTCGTCTTCTTCTCTTGGTCCAGTCCTTGTGGGGAGCAAAAAGCCAACGTTGGCTTGAACCTGAAGTTCAACAAGAAGAACGAGGAGGTTCCTGGATACACCAAGAAAACTGAAAAGGAGTGGCTCTACTCGGCTGCTGTGGAGGACCTGCTAGGTGAATACCTGGACAggtaaaaaacagaaaaagtctGCTGGCActggaatgtgtgttttttgtgtgtgtcaagtATTTgtcaaatacatacatttaaatgttgccctattttaacattttcaaattatgtttttttttatatttgtatagatTTTCTGAGGTATTCAACCTGGTGTCCAGGAACAGTCATGATGATGTTTTCTATGAAGATGACGTCTGGCCTGCAGCAGAACAGAATgggtaagacacacacagatgttccATATACTTCTGATCTAGAGCAAACGTGACAGTTGATTGTAGCGTGGATTAGAATTAGAGCTTTCACAATTTCAGGTTTTACAAAATTTCACTAAAGTCAACAACACTTTGTCTTGTTGGTactttataaaaaagaaaattctgtgCACATACCGAAGGGATTCTATCTTGTGACTTCATTGAACTTGTGGTGCATTTATCAATGATCCCTGATATTGATCGACTTTCCACAGGGCCCAGAAAGTTTCTGAAATCACATCATGGTTGAAAAGTCACCCAGTCAGCTCCATCAGCAGGGCGTCATGTGATCTGCAGGTGCTGGACTCTGCCATTGTGGAAAGGATCGAGGATGCAGTTGAGAAAACTAAGGTGACTCCAACTCACACATGACATCTGACTTTTTCCCTAAGTCTCTTTCAGTTTTATAGTGTTAGTACTCTTATTTGTTCTCTTTATAGTGTATAATCCCCATTCACAaacctctctcctcttgttctctcaGGTGAAGAAGAGCACTAGGAAAGTCCGCGTGACTGTTAAACCTCATCTGCTCTTCAGGGTGAGTTTAAAATTCCACAATAAGTATGAGCACTGTGGCTTTAGGAGCATTAGTACAAATTGAAATTGACACACAATTTAAATGTGAGCtgcatcacattttattacatactgtgtatttacatgttATTTAACACTGATGAATGCCGGTATTTGCGTATAGCcgttggagcagcagcagggtgtAGTTCCAgacccagacgcagagtatCGCCTGTTTGACAGAGTCGTCAACATCAGGGAGAGCTTCAGTGTCCCACTGGGGCTCAGAGGAACTGTCGTCGGTATTCAAGgaggtgaggacacacacattcatcatttcttttaTCCACTGATGTCTTTAAACCGCTTTTTAGCAATTTTCATAGAAAAGGGccaaatatacatataacatatcattctcacagttttgtgtctgtttataTTTTCAGCGGAGCGTGAGGCAGAGGTTCTCTATGAAGTGCTGTTTGATGAAGAGTTTGCTGGTGGTCTTAACATCAGGTGGTCACACTTTTTACACGTCTGCATGATTAAACAAACCCACACGCCGGCACTACCAGGCGGATTTCTGAccagatttgtttgtgtttgtctttctacTCAGGTGTACATCACTCCGTGGTTACCGCCTCCCTCCCTGCGCTCTCATCAATCTTTCCCACGGTGGCCGAGTGGATCACACCTCCCACAAACTCACCGCCATCGTCAAACCTCAGCCCGCAAGTGGCGCTAACTTCCACTCACACAGGCAGATGACTGGCCTCAACCATTCGCCAAGGTCACCCTTTATACCCACACAGGTAAGTGGGGACAATGCAGCCACAcagtttattttcctgtttgaaaTGATGAAGCAATTGGAAATTATTTGTCTTAAGTAACTGATCCATCCTTATGAATTATtccattttccttttctcctctctctgttccacCTCTCAACTGTTCATCTGTAGcataacaacaaacacagtggGGGGAAGGCAGCCTCCCAGGGCAACAGAAACTCCCCCTCTAAAGGTCCCATCCAGAAACAACAGGGCAGGGTAAGTGCAAGATCGTCTCACTTGTATAAGCTGTTTTCAACTCTGCAGCCTCTCACCAATTGACCACCACGTTAATGTAAATGTTCTTTGTTGAAATATGCTCACATATTGTGAATTTTACTATTTTCTCCTCTTATCTCCATATCAGAATAAAGAGGAGTACGGAAATGTGTGGCAGTCCATGCAGAGCATGGGCCCTCCGAATAAACCTCCTGCCCACTGGCAGAataatgtaagtgtgtgtggatgtcTTAACTGAATATAAGGCTAATATAGCAGCTTTCATGGAGCACAGGTGTTGCCAGTGGAGCTGAACTACCCGTTTAGACTAATCATTATTGAcctaaaacattatttttatttgtttattttttaacaacagCATAAAACACGTTTAGGGGCATTGCCTGGAATACAGATAACAAACAAGACTACAAAGAGAGTTGCCATCAATACAGAACCCTAACCTTCTCAGGAATGGAGCCAGCTCAGCTCTGTGTCAGAACGTGTAGGAGGCCTTAGCAAAAGACAGCAGTCTGTAGCTTTGACATTAAGCAGAGTGATCAGGACTGAGGAGCATCTGGCTTTCACTTTTGGACcttttaaaacataaatgttttatgtgtgtttcagtAAAAAAGTAATTGTCTTTGTCAACTCTAGGAAGGACACACCCAGCAGGGGAAGAACCTGCACACAACCTCTAACAATGCTGTGagtgtacacacgcacacacagactcatTTCAACTCTTATAATTATATTTTCGTATGAGTTACAAAATACTGTTGTCAGCCTCTTCATTCTGTAAAAATGTTGCCttgacattaaagggatagttcaccgaaaaatgaaaattcactcattatctactcaccacagTGTTTCTCAGAGTCCACAAACattttaggagtttcaggggtaaacagtgttttagaCCAGGTGTCCTCTTCTtaagacgtaataaaacaacagaaacaacttgcctccatactgctcgtgtggtgtcatccaagtgtcccaAGCCCCAACTTTCCTATTCGACTAGAAACAAGGTTTTAAACCTAAATGTCCACTACCGGAAGTAGCGAAGCTAGCGGATGTAGCCACACGACGGTGTGCCCCAGGGTCCGTGAACACACATCGGAGGACgttatcagaggacatttaggcgtaaaacgtggtgtaaatgacctgGTGACGAATGTCTGGGCTTGCGCACACTTGGACATCACACGAGCAGTTATCACCACAAAGTGTATGTGGACAGGGAGGTGTATTGGTCTGATTTTGGATAATTACTTTtgctttaaaggtccagtgtgtaagatttaggtgaaagggatctattgacatgaaatttgaatataaaataataattataataataagagtgtgtttcatctaaattatacaaattgttgttttatttaccctagaatgggccctttttatattgaaatacttaatatttacaccagggggggtcctctctatggaggcctaaaactaaacaccttttgagtttttatgaaaactgaaggttaccacaggttctctttcatgcctggaaggtgagggtgaggggaggggtgttCAGCTACTTTAATGTTAGTCTGTGTCTGTTCTCTACAGGCCCCAGTTGGTGGCATCAGACTGttgaagaaaaatgaagaacCTGACTTCCTTCTCCCTTCACAGAACACAGGCAataaggtacacacacacacacacacacacacacacacacacacacacacacacacacacactttgattaAACTGTGTTGTCTTTTGTCTCTCTTAGGCTTCGACTGAGTTTGAGGATCTCATTGCCAGTCTAAAGATCTCTACGGGTAATCAGCagaccccacctcctccagctcctccacaggcACCCACCACCCAGTCAGATGGCCCACTGTCTCCACAGTCCTTCGCCATGGTGAGTGATGGAGGCACTGGTGGTTTGAGATGACAGTGGTTTACTAGAGTTATAGACAATAATTTGCCAAGCCGTGCCCTCGTCAAAGATATTTTGGTTGGtggcagccatgtttgtttttcaaccGATCCTGACTATTTATAATAGAGTGTAATTTGGGTTGTTGCTGTAGAAGGGAACCCTGGTACTGAAGGAGATGCTGAAGATTGATTCCGGCACAGGAAGCCCCCCTTTCCTGGACACTGATCACACACCCCCCTCTGGAGGCCAGCAGCAGAATAGAAGACGATCATCTAAGAAACTAGGTATCTCCTACACCAGGCCAGTTTACATGTTTACAAACCAAGGCTTGtattccttgtttttttaaatccatttcatccctgtttctcttcctcaAGCTGCAAAGATGAATTCCCCCCATGGTGACATAGCTTCTCCTGTATCAGCCGCCTCCCCCAACCTCTCCAACGCTGTGTTTACCAGTAAGGTGTCAGAGCtggcatgtgtctgtgtggggttAGGCATGGTACCACCCGATTTCAGCTTTATGCGCAACAGACAGGTAATACAGCACATTTAATTTTTGTCTTTCACGATATACACAATGGCTTCAGTCAGGTTTCCAACCCCTTCAACCACCACAGTTGTGTATCATTGATTGACTGATAGGTTGTTTGGAGTCCTTCTGTAGCAAACTGAGTTGGCATAGTTTGAAAGGCACTCAGCTCTGTGTACAAGGTTCCACCACTTCATGTCAGGACAAAAACCAAATCATGGAATCCGAGGACCTCTCTTCATCGCTGAACCTCAATTTGTAAAGCTTTGTGTGTTCCCAGCAGCGCTGTGCATTGAGCACTGTGGCCTGAATATTTGTGAAAGAGAAGATTGGAAACATCAGAATTCTTGATTTGCCCAAACTTGAGTATCCGCTTAATGGTGGAGAAGCTTGACATAATCCACTTTGAGTATATGGCAGCCTAGCATGAAGAAAATAATGTATCTGGTCTTGTAAGACAAAAACTGAACCCTCTGGACTCCACCACCATGGCCAAGATGTCACTGGAGTTGCTTGTGTCGAGTCCAGAAGTTTTCAGAGACCTGTAGATGGCAGTTCAGAGGTCTTTCTCGCCCAATCTCAAAAAATGTCCCAAATCCAGGTGTACAAAGCTTTTAGACAATTAATTCAGTACTTTGTATTGACCCCTTTAGCTTCAGTCTTCTAGTGTAATTAAGAGTCTGAATCCTTTTGTTCATAAATTTGCTATGAAAAACACGTTTTCATCTTGTTATGGATAATTGATTGTAGAATGATTGgaagtttaaaatgaaatgtataacACGAAGTGTGCAAAGACTGAAGGAGTCTGAATATTTTCTGGGCATTTTTACTAAAACTGTCCTCTGTCTTCACAGGGTCACGTCGTGTGTCAGGTGAAACTATCCAATGGACTGATGGTTCACGGCCCACAGTGCCAGTCTGAAAATGATGCCAAGGAGAAAGCTGCCTTCTTTGCCCTCCAAAGACtggtacaacacacacacacagtagtgtTTATGTGAATGAGAGATCGTGAGAAATGTGTGCTTGCAATGGTCAGtggataaataattaaatcagaAATCTTATGATTGTCAAATGAAccttaaatatatttttatctaAAAGGGGAGAGAGACCAAATTGAAGAAGATGTTTGTTAATTTTAATAATCAGTTCATATAAGCTCATTGTGGTCTTATCCCTGAAACAACAATCACTGTGGACATTAACTTGCAGCATTTGGGGCTTAGACAAGATTCATAAAGCAACTCATAAACTGATGATTTGACAAGGCAGACTGTAAATATGCATCATAACACAGGTATTGTTATTCTTTAGATTTAGACATTCAAAGCTTCACTGTCtgtcttgtgtgtctgtagaaCTCAGTGGGATCGGGCTTCCCACTCCCACCTGCTCTATATCCAGGAGTGGGCCAGATACGACCTCCGCCCATGGGAGCCATGACCCGGGTCTTTAACCAGCAAGGTTAGTCTACATCACCTCTCTACAGACGGTAGTAACATTTACATAATCTCATGTGAGTATGGAGTGGTAAACCGATATCATGGTGACCATCCACCTGTGCCCAAAAATCATAATCGGATTAAAGCCTTTGGAACTTTgttatttccacattttttaGTTTTCCTGTCTCAGAAGTCGCGTGAGACTTTCTAGATCTATCCATGTAGATGAATTTGAATCTTTTACATGTtctctaatgtttttttttttcttttcttcaggtGGTATACTGTTGCCCCCGCAGGGTTTTGGCCCTGGCCCTGGCCCTATGTGGGGAATGGCACTGCCTCCGCACCACCAGAATCAACAGTTTTATGGAGCCGCAGGGACCTTCCCTGGTGCCGCCCGGCCCCAGCCTGCACCAGCAACGGTGCCCATCGGCTCCCACAACCAGTTCATCCCGTTACaggtacacacatacacacgttgGGACGTAGAATAATTGTGgaagtgtttttctgcttctgcAAGTAAAGTCGTGCTCTCGTCATGGTAACCCATCGTTCTTATTGTCCTCTGACCCTGACAGGTGACCAAGAAGCGGGTCTCGGCCAACAAGAAGAACCAGGAAACTCGAGAGTTTTACAGCGCCGCACATACCGTGGCCAGGAGCCACTCACACAAATCCCCGAACCAGCCCTCTGGCCAATTTCAATTTCACAGTGAACCACAGAGCGGTCAGGTCAACCAGACCCACCAACATGCCACCAACAGCAACCCCACTATGTCCGCTACCAGTCTAGGTGATGGTCTTTCCACAACGGCCGCATCCCCGCACACCCCCCCGAGGCAAAACAACCCACCAACAGGTCACACCCCTGGCTCCGCCTCCAAGAGGAAGCACAGGAAGCTGGCGGTCAACTTCGAGGCGGCTAAAGTCTCAGAGTGATGAGCtgtgtgtagtttttttaaGTTGCTGTTTCAAAGCCTGACTCAGCATCTCAATAAGAAAGTTTCTTTTCAGTCAACATTTTAACGTAAGAGCAGCTTCAGTTTCCTTACTTTAGtctttaatgaaaataattgtgtgGATCTGAATCAGAACACGGGGGctctttaagtatatttaaaggAAAATTGATTTATTACAGCTTCTATTTTTGTAGCTCCTATTCAGGCAACTGCTAGGATCAGGACAACATGGCGGCATCAATGAAACAGCAAATACAAGCCCTGGTTGTAAACAAAACAGGCGAACAGTACCATTACATAAACAATGTAAACATCCAAAGCTGCTGATGTGAGAATTACTAGCATCACCATAAATTTCCTCCCCCAAATCCATCAATGTTTCAGAAAACAGATTATCTGACTGCCgccatgtttgaaaatgtcagcAGGTTTGATGAGTACCGTGTTACCATCATGGATTCTTCAGACTCCTCATGTTCACTCGCTTATTGAGCTCAGCCTAGTGAACACTGCCTTAAAGGTGcctcatttttattaaatatgcattttaGGGAAAAAACTGTTGAAACTGAATACAAGACTCAACATCAGAATTTAGCAATTAGAAGATGTATAATCTTAGACCTATATACAATATTTCCACAAAAAGTGTTGCTCCTGTTTTGACACAactgcagtttgattgaatgtGGCCTTTCCTGTACAGCCTCCCCACATTTCACTCTCCGTCCTAACTCCTTCAAATCGTTGCAGTGCGCAGTTGATTTAAGGACAGGAGAGTTTTCACACTGCTGTCTTCCTGAGTCCAGGACCTCATGaccccattcagacctggtattgaCATCCATCCTGAGGgatcccatcacaagtggtcagctctgAGATCAGGTCTCAACGCACCCAAATGTGACTTGAGATGcgattacaaaaaaaacagattagGTGGTCATCTGATGCGGCCACATTCTtttgtgtgaacgcaaatgcgtcctgggccacatattaAAGGACCGCCCACTCggctgacgtcctctgacccgctacagttgaaatgtattttttgattTGCTTGTAGCCAgtgccacaatatcaacactgaccaccacataATGACTGATACTTTTGTTAAATTGATCAAATCTTTCCTCATAGCTGTGCAAATTCAATTATTAATTCCTTtagcccctcctgactcctctctggTTTATTTTATTGAGCAGGAAGTGAAAGCAGATCGCAAGTGgtcacatgttaataccaggtgtgaacagacagacTTAACACTGTCCACATCAGATCTCAGGAACGGACGTttataccaggtctgaacagggcaTGTGGCAACACACACTGGGAACCATCATCTGAATGCTGATTTGTCGAGATCCATCATGCTCCTGGTCACACCGTGTCCGCGGTGTTTTGTAAACGCTCTTGGATCAAATTTGGATGTTGGTTCTCAGGGACATGTGGCCGTGACAGACGCTCTCTTCTTACTCGAGCCTCAGATTTGCACTGCAGCGATCTCTCTCTGAGTAATGTTGGATATTtgcatgtttgtatgtttaGAGAACTGTGTTTGGGCCTTGTTTTGTTTAGGGAGTGTCAAGTAGAGAGATCACCCGTCTGTCACGGCTACACTTGTACATAGTGCTCACACATTAATGAATCATTACAGCCATTTGTATAAAAAGACACCAGGTTTGGATCAGCTGTGTGAATCAGGCCGACATTGATGAAAGTTTTTCGATGTTACCCATTTAAttctgacacagacagacggagctGTTTTACACTAGCAGTCTGACTCACCGTCCTCAGTGAGACATAGAACCTCCAGAGGAATTTTTTAatttccagtttgtttttatgagcTGGACCCTGTGAAGTCCTTTACTTTTATTGTTGCAGTCTACAGAATaattttaatctaaaaaaaaaaaatgcaacttgATACAAAACCAATCTTGTCTGGAGATTGTGGCTGATTTTACACAGGTGGAATTTTGTTGGTCTATTTTCTTGCTTCCACTCAGATACgttcacaaaaatgttttaccatacttttgacgttttaaatgaaaataccaAAATTCGAGCCAAAAAATAGGATTCTATTGATTGTATGACGACTCCTGACGTGTGACAGATGTTGCATTATGAAATATCGTTTGTCCGtcaaacatttttgtttcaatCTGATGCTTTTTTATTGAATCTTCAGAGGGGTGTGGCAGAAAAAGTCTATTGACATAAGAGAAAGCATTAAGTAAGTTTGAAAATaggttattttatattttgtatttgtgtaaatgaagccaaacaGCATTGTAACTCCTGTCCATAACCAGTACTGATATATTCCTGTTATATATCAATACCTGTGTATCAATATATAAACATTGTTCCCATTAAATTCTAAAATCTCCGAGATGCTTATCTGAATTTTATTTTCGTTTTACGTAACACACGTGAATATAAAACTTGtcttttaattatctttttttttctttttcaagctATTGATTTTATGGATACACTTTTTTATAGACATCGTCGGGTCTTTTCTAAGCGATCTGAAAAATTCTTGTTTCGATGTTTGGTGAAGCCACAGTGATGGAGGCAGCTGAAACC
Coding sequences:
- the xrn1 gene encoding 5'-3' exoribonuclease 1, with product MGVPKFYRWISERYPCLSEVVKEHQIPEFDNLYLDMNGIIHQCSHPNDEDVHFRISEEKIFADIFHYLEVLFRIIKPRKVFFMAVDGVAPRAKMNQQRGRRFRSAKEAEDKIKKALDKGEVLPTEARFDSNCITPGTDFMARLQEQLKYFVHNKISTDKMWQNVRVFLSGHQTPGEGEHKIMEFIRSENTRPGHDPNTRHCLYGLDADLIILGLTSHEPNFSLLREEVRFGGKKSQKRITAPEETTFHLLHLSLMREYIDYEFSGLRNQLGSDYDLERIIDDWILMGFLVGNDFIPHLPHLHINHDALPLLYKTYISVLPSLGGYLNDNGHLNLRTFEKYLEKLAEFDREHFSDVFVDLKWFESKVGNKYLNEAAGLAAEKEAAYKNTKKTEDSSVSLTSSEGAARERKGKTAEDDDEEDDMFETEFRQYKRTYYMTKMGVDVVSDEFLANQAKCYVEGIQWILHYYFHGVQSWSWYYPHHYAPFLSDIRNISGLKLTFDIAKPFMPFQQLLAVLPAASMELLPASYRHLMTSENSPIIEYYPLDFKTDLNGKQQEWEAVVLIPFIDERCLLAAMDPCNHNLTKEEKGRNCHTECAVYSYDKEMDVPYTSCLPQLFPDILHCHSRVEHIPMDAWHVRLDHVHRRLDRSSLYFCGFPTLQHIKHKFFKKKSGVVVFQQSSRGENMMLQIIPSDEGETICDDAAVQVLGKSVFVNWPHLEEARIIAVSDGDTKFCLEEHPSVQRLYDGSSTPPPTRVIRMSDKDQKDWVKDVQGITEYFLRRKGIMVTETSVVLYGQLLTGRKYVPKADGVVELEKQWAKQILPFAYQTVVKDIEAFYSSMTCFKSLDELFPQATTVFMVGNPYYGNAGEVQDSSDVIKDGRVRVVFNVPHEPQLEPLIQNQHKYCVKYSPGYVLASHLGITSYLVSRFSGSIFIGRGSKKNPCGEQKANVGLNLKFNKKNEEVPGYTKKTEKEWLYSAAVEDLLGEYLDRFSEVFNLVSRNSHDDVFYEDDVWPAAEQNGAQKVSEITSWLKSHPVSSISRASCDLQVLDSAIVERIEDAVEKTKVKKSTRKVRVTVKPHLLFRPLEQQQGVVPDPDAEYRLFDRVVNIRESFSVPLGLRGTVVGIQGAEREAEVLYEVLFDEEFAGGLNIRCTSLRGYRLPPCALINLSHGGRVDHTSHKLTAIVKPQPASGANFHSHRQMTGLNHSPRSPFIPTQHNNKHSGGKAASQGNRNSPSKGPIQKQQGRNKEEYGNVWQSMQSMGPPNKPPAHWQNNEGHTQQGKNLHTTSNNAAPVGGIRLLKKNEEPDFLLPSQNTGNKASTEFEDLIASLKISTGNQQTPPPPAPPQAPTTQSDGPLSPQSFAMKGTLVLKEMLKIDSGTGSPPFLDTDHTPPSGGQQQNRRRSSKKLAAKMNSPHGDIASPVSAASPNLSNAVFTSKVSELACVCVGLGMVPPDFSFMRNRQGHVVCQVKLSNGLMVHGPQCQSENDAKEKAAFFALQRLNSVGSGFPLPPALYPGVGQIRPPPMGAMTRVFNQQGGILLPPQGFGPGPGPMWGMALPPHHQNQQFYGAAGTFPGAARPQPAPATVPIGSHNQFIPLQVTKKRVSANKKNQETREFYSAAHTVARSHSHKSPNQPSGQFQFHSEPQSGQVNQTHQHATNSNPTMSATSLGDGLSTTAASPHTPPRQNNPPTGHTPGSASKRKHRKLAVNFEAAKVSE